In the Ursus arctos isolate Adak ecotype North America unplaced genomic scaffold, UrsArc2.0 scaffold_19, whole genome shotgun sequence genome, one interval contains:
- the CTU2 gene encoding cytoplasmic tRNA 2-thiolation protein 2 isoform X3 has translation MCQVGEDYGDAAPEGPPPPRPGHELKCVKCKEGLPVIVIRAGDAFCRDCFRAFYIHKFRAVLGKNRLIFPGEKVLLAWSGGPSSSSMVWQVLEGLSRDSAKRLRFVPGVVYIDEGAACGQSWKDRARTLADVKSILQTTGFPWHIVALEEVFALPPSVLRCSAQEPVGTIGTYKVAVDSFLQQQHTLVAEGVGGSPNSTPGEEQLSQPCTQDPQDLAGPPPADQTEALSRLFDSVKTLTAKEELLQTLRTHLILHVARTHGYSKVMTGDSCTRLAIKLMTGLALGRGAFLAWDTGFSDERHGSVVVVRPMREHTLKEVAFYNRLFAVPSVFTPAIDTKAPEKASIHRLMEGFLLRLQAQFPSTVSTVYRLPLCPVCHPSGPVRSWSRPPGTAVPLAPAACSVCVCWTSIPLIVPRLLGLRPRIAPRCSPPPPQLRHPRCPAVLQRWAGPRTAFGGPGHAGGRTPEPVSSSSCATAAV, from the exons CCATGAGCTGAAGTGTGTAAAGTGCAAGGAAGGCCTACCTGTCATCGTGATCCGAGCAGGAGATGCCTTCTGCAG GGACTGCTTCAGGGCCTTCTACATCCACAAGTTCAGAGCCGTGCTGGGGAAGAATCGGTTGATCTTTCCGGGTGAAAAG GTGCTCTTGGCATGGTCTGGGGGGCCTTCATCCAGTTCCATGGTCTGGCAGGTCCTTGAG GGCCTGAGCCGAGATTCTGCCAAAAGACTGCGTTTTGTGCCAGGGGTTGTGTACATCGATG AGGGCGCAGCTTGTGGCCAGAGCTGGAAGGACAGAGCAAGAACTCTGGCTGATGTGAAGTCGATCCTACAGACCACTGGCTTCCCATGGCACATTGTCGCCTTGGAAGAG GTGTTTGCCCTGCCTCCGTCTGTGCTGCGCTGCTCTGCCCAGGAGCCGGTGGGGACCATAGGGACCTACAAGGTGGCTGTGGACAGTTTCCTCCAGCAGCAGCATACGCTGGTAGCTGAGGGGGTCGGGGGTAGCCCCAACTCCACCCCGGGGGAGGAGCAGCTGAGCCAGCCCTgcacccaggacccccaggacCTGGCTGGGCCACCCCCGGCTGACCAGACCGAGGCTCTGTCCCGACTGTTTGACTCCGTGAAGACATTGACGGCCAAAGAGGAGCTTCTGCAGACCCTGCG GACCCACCTGATCCTGCACGTGGCCCGGACCCACGGCTACTCCAAGGTGATGACAGGAGACAGCTGTACCCGCTTGGCCATCAAGCTCATGACCGGCCTGGCGCTGGGGAGAGGGGCGTTTCTCGCTTGGGACACG ggcttctCCGACGAGCGGCACGGCAGCGTGGTGGTGGTGCGGCCCATGCGCGAGCACACGCTGAAGGAGGTTGCTTTCTACAACCGCCTGTTTGCTGTCCCCTCGGTCTTCACGCCGGCCATCGATACCAAG GCCCCCGAGAAGGCCAGCATCCACCGGCTGATGGAGGGCTTCTTGCTTCGGCTGCAGGCCCAGTTCCCCTCGACGGTCAGCACTGTGTACAG GCTGCCTTTGTGCCCCGTCTGCCACCCCTCAGGACCAGTGAGAAGCTGGTCAAGGCCCCCAGGGACGGCTGTGCCTCTGGCCCCCGCTGCCTGCTCTGTATGTGTTTGCTGGACGTCGATACCGCTG ATAGTGCCACGGCTTTTGGGGCTCAGACCCAGGATTGCTCCCAGAtgcagtcccccacccccccagctgaGGCACCCACGGTGCCCTGCTGTTCTACAGAGGTGGGCAGGGCCCAGAACTGCTTTCGGGGGACCAGGCCATGCGGGAG GGAGGACTCCCGAGCCTGTGTCATCGAGCAGCTGTGCTACAGCTGCCGTGTGA
- the CTU2 gene encoding cytoplasmic tRNA 2-thiolation protein 2 isoform X1, whose amino-acid sequence MCQVGEDYGDAAPEGPPPPRPGHELKCVKCKEGLPVIVIRAGDAFCRDCFRAFYIHKFRAVLGKNRLIFPGEKVLLAWSGGPSSSSMVWQVLEGLSRDSAKRLRFVPGVVYIDEGAACGQSWKDRARTLADVKSILQTTGFPWHIVALEEVFALPPSVLRCSAQEPVGTIGTYKVAVDSFLQQQHTLVAEGVGGSPNSTPGEEQLSQPCTQDPQDLAGPPPADQTEALSRLFDSVKTLTAKEELLQTLRTHLILHVARTHGYSKVMTGDSCTRLAIKLMTGLALGRGAFLAWDTGFSDERHGSVVVVRPMREHTLKEVAFYNRLFAVPSVFTPAIDTKAPEKASIHRLMEGFLLRLQAQFPSTVSTVYRTSEKLVKAPRDGCASGPRCLLCMCLLDVDTADSATAFGAQTQDCSQMQSPTPPAEAPTVPCCSTEVGRAQNCFRGTRPCGREDSRACVIEQLCYSCRVNMKDVPSLDPLPPYILAEAQLRSQRPSPEIQEYLVESSDDDVHTGGSGAWVPPGAGGQGWAGSM is encoded by the exons CCATGAGCTGAAGTGTGTAAAGTGCAAGGAAGGCCTACCTGTCATCGTGATCCGAGCAGGAGATGCCTTCTGCAG GGACTGCTTCAGGGCCTTCTACATCCACAAGTTCAGAGCCGTGCTGGGGAAGAATCGGTTGATCTTTCCGGGTGAAAAG GTGCTCTTGGCATGGTCTGGGGGGCCTTCATCCAGTTCCATGGTCTGGCAGGTCCTTGAG GGCCTGAGCCGAGATTCTGCCAAAAGACTGCGTTTTGTGCCAGGGGTTGTGTACATCGATG AGGGCGCAGCTTGTGGCCAGAGCTGGAAGGACAGAGCAAGAACTCTGGCTGATGTGAAGTCGATCCTACAGACCACTGGCTTCCCATGGCACATTGTCGCCTTGGAAGAG GTGTTTGCCCTGCCTCCGTCTGTGCTGCGCTGCTCTGCCCAGGAGCCGGTGGGGACCATAGGGACCTACAAGGTGGCTGTGGACAGTTTCCTCCAGCAGCAGCATACGCTGGTAGCTGAGGGGGTCGGGGGTAGCCCCAACTCCACCCCGGGGGAGGAGCAGCTGAGCCAGCCCTgcacccaggacccccaggacCTGGCTGGGCCACCCCCGGCTGACCAGACCGAGGCTCTGTCCCGACTGTTTGACTCCGTGAAGACATTGACGGCCAAAGAGGAGCTTCTGCAGACCCTGCG GACCCACCTGATCCTGCACGTGGCCCGGACCCACGGCTACTCCAAGGTGATGACAGGAGACAGCTGTACCCGCTTGGCCATCAAGCTCATGACCGGCCTGGCGCTGGGGAGAGGGGCGTTTCTCGCTTGGGACACG ggcttctCCGACGAGCGGCACGGCAGCGTGGTGGTGGTGCGGCCCATGCGCGAGCACACGCTGAAGGAGGTTGCTTTCTACAACCGCCTGTTTGCTGTCCCCTCGGTCTTCACGCCGGCCATCGATACCAAG GCCCCCGAGAAGGCCAGCATCCACCGGCTGATGGAGGGCTTCTTGCTTCGGCTGCAGGCCCAGTTCCCCTCGACGGTCAGCACTGTGTACAG GACCAGTGAGAAGCTGGTCAAGGCCCCCAGGGACGGCTGTGCCTCTGGCCCCCGCTGCCTGCTCTGTATGTGTTTGCTGGACGTCGATACCGCTG ATAGTGCCACGGCTTTTGGGGCTCAGACCCAGGATTGCTCCCAGAtgcagtcccccacccccccagctgaGGCACCCACGGTGCCCTGCTGTTCTACAGAGGTGGGCAGGGCCCAGAACTGCTTTCGGGGGACCAGGCCATGCGGGAG GGAGGACTCCCGAGCCTGTGTCATCGAGCAGCTGTGCTACAGCTGCCGTGTGAATATGAAGGATGTG CCCTCCTTGGACCCCCTGCCACCTTACATCTTGGCCGAGGCCCAGCTCCGCAGCCAAAG GCCCTCGCCGGAGATCCAGGAGTATCTGGTGGAGAGCAGTGACGATGACGTGCACACCGGCGGGAGCGGAGCCTGGGTCCCCCCCGGAGCAGGAGGGCAAGGATGGGCAGGCAGCATGTga
- the CTU2 gene encoding cytoplasmic tRNA 2-thiolation protein 2 isoform X2: MPSAGEAWRDCFRAFYIHKFRAVLGKNRLIFPGEKVLLAWSGGPSSSSMVWQVLEGLSRDSAKRLRFVPGVVYIDEGAACGQSWKDRARTLADVKSILQTTGFPWHIVALEEVFALPPSVLRCSAQEPVGTIGTYKVAVDSFLQQQHTLVAEGVGGSPNSTPGEEQLSQPCTQDPQDLAGPPPADQTEALSRLFDSVKTLTAKEELLQTLRTHLILHVARTHGYSKVMTGDSCTRLAIKLMTGLALGRGAFLAWDTGFSDERHGSVVVVRPMREHTLKEVAFYNRLFAVPSVFTPAIDTKAPEKASIHRLMEGFLLRLQAQFPSTVSTVYRTSEKLVKAPRDGCASGPRCLLCMCLLDVDTADSATAFGAQTQDCSQMQSPTPPAEAPTVPCCSTEVGRAQNCFRGTRPCGREDSRACVIEQLCYSCRVNMKDVPSLDPLPPYILAEAQLRSQRPSPEIQEYLVESSDDDVHTGGSGAWVPPGAGGQGWAGSM, translated from the exons ATGCCTTCTGCAGGTGAGGCCTGGAG GGACTGCTTCAGGGCCTTCTACATCCACAAGTTCAGAGCCGTGCTGGGGAAGAATCGGTTGATCTTTCCGGGTGAAAAG GTGCTCTTGGCATGGTCTGGGGGGCCTTCATCCAGTTCCATGGTCTGGCAGGTCCTTGAG GGCCTGAGCCGAGATTCTGCCAAAAGACTGCGTTTTGTGCCAGGGGTTGTGTACATCGATG AGGGCGCAGCTTGTGGCCAGAGCTGGAAGGACAGAGCAAGAACTCTGGCTGATGTGAAGTCGATCCTACAGACCACTGGCTTCCCATGGCACATTGTCGCCTTGGAAGAG GTGTTTGCCCTGCCTCCGTCTGTGCTGCGCTGCTCTGCCCAGGAGCCGGTGGGGACCATAGGGACCTACAAGGTGGCTGTGGACAGTTTCCTCCAGCAGCAGCATACGCTGGTAGCTGAGGGGGTCGGGGGTAGCCCCAACTCCACCCCGGGGGAGGAGCAGCTGAGCCAGCCCTgcacccaggacccccaggacCTGGCTGGGCCACCCCCGGCTGACCAGACCGAGGCTCTGTCCCGACTGTTTGACTCCGTGAAGACATTGACGGCCAAAGAGGAGCTTCTGCAGACCCTGCG GACCCACCTGATCCTGCACGTGGCCCGGACCCACGGCTACTCCAAGGTGATGACAGGAGACAGCTGTACCCGCTTGGCCATCAAGCTCATGACCGGCCTGGCGCTGGGGAGAGGGGCGTTTCTCGCTTGGGACACG ggcttctCCGACGAGCGGCACGGCAGCGTGGTGGTGGTGCGGCCCATGCGCGAGCACACGCTGAAGGAGGTTGCTTTCTACAACCGCCTGTTTGCTGTCCCCTCGGTCTTCACGCCGGCCATCGATACCAAG GCCCCCGAGAAGGCCAGCATCCACCGGCTGATGGAGGGCTTCTTGCTTCGGCTGCAGGCCCAGTTCCCCTCGACGGTCAGCACTGTGTACAG GACCAGTGAGAAGCTGGTCAAGGCCCCCAGGGACGGCTGTGCCTCTGGCCCCCGCTGCCTGCTCTGTATGTGTTTGCTGGACGTCGATACCGCTG ATAGTGCCACGGCTTTTGGGGCTCAGACCCAGGATTGCTCCCAGAtgcagtcccccacccccccagctgaGGCACCCACGGTGCCCTGCTGTTCTACAGAGGTGGGCAGGGCCCAGAACTGCTTTCGGGGGACCAGGCCATGCGGGAG GGAGGACTCCCGAGCCTGTGTCATCGAGCAGCTGTGCTACAGCTGCCGTGTGAATATGAAGGATGTG CCCTCCTTGGACCCCCTGCCACCTTACATCTTGGCCGAGGCCCAGCTCCGCAGCCAAAG GCCCTCGCCGGAGATCCAGGAGTATCTGGTGGAGAGCAGTGACGATGACGTGCACACCGGCGGGAGCGGAGCCTGGGTCCCCCCCGGAGCAGGAGGGCAAGGATGGGCAGGCAGCATGTga